A single Crateriforma conspicua DNA region contains:
- a CDS encoding DNA gyrase/topoisomerase IV subunit A produces the protein MAKRRSQRNSKRSQTAQGPSDDAELQIGTPLRQAAQARYLNYSLSVITSRALPDVRDGLKPVQRRILYTMSQQGLNSTAKHRKCAKVVGDVMGNFHPHGDSSIYEALVRMAQPFAMRVPLIDGSGNFGSIDGDNAAAMRYTECRMTAISSEILADLASRTVAYKPNYDGSREEPVVLPSRVPNLLVNGATGIAVGMATNIPPHNLKEVCGALLKLLKDPEIKDYQLVARDAIQGPDFPTGGQVINTKEELREIYATGGGSIKLRGVAAPAKTTKAGKILQITEIPFGVNKSTLVERIGELVYSSKLPLVQEVRDLSTADICIELQLKKDADENKVLAYLYKHTQLQSNFNVNLTCLVPTTNPEVGQPDKLSLKEILWYFLKFRLDVVTERLTNELKALERRIHILEGFALIFDALDTIIKIIRNSDGKADAAQKIMKRFPASKGGLDEEQTDAILELKLYRLARLEINLILDELKDKNRRARQIRKLLKEDTRDTNQSGRWQIIRDEINELIKNHASDDAAKRRTRIDADVEEAEYTEEDFIVAEDCHVMITRDGWIKRQKQIADPTKSRVRQGDSVLTVLGGSTRATLGLFSSMGVCYTTRLIDIPASTGFGEPIQKLFKMKDGERIVAAVSFDPRMIGEVKEDPKHPDYCPAAHALAATSAGFALRFGLENFVEPSTRSGRRFARVPAGADVIDVQVIDGTEVVLAVTQQCRAMICDAEEINYLSGPGKGVTLIRLAKDDRVLGFKASTGDRDLMTVVTNRGAKKTISTAKYRVTSRGGRGTEIQKNGQIAEIITASVQPPVLEEDADE, from the coding sequence GTGGCGAAACGTCGATCTCAACGTAACAGCAAACGCAGCCAGACCGCGCAAGGCCCATCGGATGATGCCGAACTACAAATCGGCACGCCGCTGCGACAGGCGGCTCAGGCCCGCTATCTGAATTACAGTCTGTCGGTCATCACCAGCCGGGCGCTGCCCGATGTCCGCGACGGGCTGAAACCGGTCCAGCGGCGGATCCTGTACACGATGAGCCAACAGGGGCTGAATTCGACCGCCAAGCACCGCAAATGCGCCAAAGTCGTCGGCGACGTGATGGGTAACTTTCACCCCCACGGCGACAGCAGCATCTACGAAGCCTTGGTCCGCATGGCCCAGCCGTTCGCGATGCGTGTCCCGTTGATCGACGGCAGCGGCAACTTCGGCAGCATCGACGGCGACAATGCCGCGGCGATGCGATACACCGAATGCCGCATGACGGCGATTTCGTCGGAGATCTTGGCGGACTTGGCCAGCCGCACCGTCGCCTACAAACCCAACTATGACGGCAGCCGCGAAGAACCCGTCGTCCTGCCCAGCCGCGTGCCCAACCTGTTGGTCAACGGCGCGACGGGCATCGCCGTGGGGATGGCCACCAACATCCCGCCGCACAACCTGAAAGAAGTCTGCGGCGCGCTGCTGAAACTGTTGAAAGACCCGGAAATCAAGGACTACCAGCTGGTCGCCCGCGATGCCATCCAAGGCCCGGATTTCCCAACCGGCGGCCAAGTCATCAACACCAAGGAAGAACTCCGCGAGATCTACGCGACCGGTGGCGGCAGCATCAAATTGCGCGGCGTCGCCGCACCAGCCAAGACCACCAAGGCCGGCAAGATCCTGCAGATCACCGAGATCCCGTTTGGTGTCAATAAATCCACCCTGGTCGAACGCATCGGCGAACTGGTCTACAGCAGCAAGCTGCCGTTGGTCCAAGAGGTGCGTGACCTGTCGACCGCCGACATTTGCATTGAATTGCAATTGAAAAAGGACGCCGACGAAAACAAGGTCTTGGCGTACCTTTACAAACACACCCAACTGCAATCCAACTTCAACGTCAACTTGACCTGTCTGGTCCCGACCACCAACCCCGAAGTCGGCCAACCAGACAAGCTGTCGTTGAAAGAGATCCTGTGGTACTTCCTGAAGTTCCGCTTGGACGTCGTCACCGAACGGCTCACCAACGAACTGAAAGCCTTGGAGCGACGGATTCACATCCTGGAAGGCTTCGCGCTGATCTTCGACGCCTTGGATACGATCATCAAGATCATCCGCAACAGCGATGGCAAAGCCGACGCGGCGCAAAAGATCATGAAGCGGTTCCCCGCGTCCAAGGGCGGACTAGATGAGGAACAGACCGATGCGATTTTGGAACTGAAGCTGTATCGTCTTGCCCGGCTGGAAATCAATCTGATCTTGGACGAACTGAAGGACAAGAATCGTCGCGCCCGCCAAATCCGCAAGCTGTTGAAGGAAGACACACGCGACACCAATCAATCCGGCCGCTGGCAAATCATTCGCGATGAAATCAATGAACTGATCAAGAACCACGCCAGCGACGACGCCGCCAAACGACGCACTCGGATCGACGCCGACGTCGAAGAAGCCGAATACACCGAAGAAGACTTCATCGTCGCCGAAGATTGTCACGTGATGATCACCCGCGATGGTTGGATCAAACGACAAAAACAGATCGCCGACCCGACCAAAAGTCGCGTCCGCCAGGGCGACAGTGTGCTGACCGTCCTGGGCGGCAGCACGCGTGCGACCTTGGGTCTGTTTTCGTCCATGGGAGTTTGTTACACCACGCGACTGATCGACATCCCGGCGTCCACCGGATTCGGTGAACCGATCCAAAAGCTGTTCAAGATGAAAGACGGTGAACGAATCGTCGCCGCGGTGTCCTTTGACCCGCGGATGATCGGGGAAGTCAAAGAAGACCCCAAACATCCCGATTACTGCCCCGCGGCGCACGCCCTGGCGGCCACCAGTGCCGGGTTCGCCCTGCGATTCGGCTTGGAAAATTTCGTCGAACCATCCACGCGGTCCGGTCGCCGGTTCGCCCGAGTCCCCGCCGGTGCGGACGTCATCGATGTTCAAGTTATCGACGGAACCGAAGTCGTCTTGGCCGTCACACAACAATGCCGGGCAATGATCTGTGACGCCGAAGAAATCAACTACTTGTCCGGCCCCGGCAAAGGCGTGACGTTGATCCGTCTGGCCAAAGACGACCGCGTTCTGGGATTCAAGGCCAGCACGGGGGATCGTGATTTGATGACCGTAGTGACCAACCGTGGTGCCAAGAAAACGATCAGCACGGCGAAGTACCGCGTCACGTCGCGCGGCGGGCGTGGAACCGAAATCCAGAAGAACGGCCAGATCGCCGAAATCATCACCGCTTCGGTGCAACCACCCGTCTTGGAAGAAGACGCCGACGAGTGA